The proteins below are encoded in one region of Winogradskyella helgolandensis:
- a CDS encoding Ig-like domain-containing protein, whose protein sequence is MKHLYSKVLTLVAPLVFLLLISSFSFAQTTVINPNAEGGFESGTTFADNGWIATTSGNNTRWVCEPDAEAGFTGDRSAYVSRDNGVPYNHTYRINRTSRTHLYRNVTIPAGATNILLDFRWISEGEIWGTTVYDAMRVWLVPTSYTPNYNTQITAFGGRVQIGEDNYYDQDTWTNETNITIPNTYANTTFRLVFEWRNDNSAGSQPPAGIDNVYLRYTNPTPTIASFTPTTVCSGDTVTITGTNFSGVTAVRFNGVNAASYTVDSANQITAVVPVATTGAITVITSAGTATSASNITINSSSTAPNIIIGTDLICSGSSTTLTASGGTAGTGSSIQWFSGSCGGTVLHTGNTFNVSPLSTTTYYARRNGTCNTTGCISYTVTVENPVAAAGTITGTSPVCQGETSIAFSVPVITNATNYTWSLPTGATIASGAGTNNITVNFSASAASSNISVYGSNSCGNGATSSFPVTVNNLPNNTGSITGTATVCQGETGISFSIPTISNATDYTWTLPAGATITSGTNTESITVDFSPTATSGTVSVSGTNTCGDGADSDFSVTVNTLSIAPTSITGTSTICESNSTTLTLSGGLAGTSSTAEWYTDSCGGTSAGSGNSITVSPTTDTTYYVRYESICNITSCASVTVTVNPLPLAAGTITGTSTVCQGENNVSYSVPAITNATSYTWSVPTGATIVNGAGTNSIEIDFGLSAASGDVSVQGTNSCGNGTISDFAVTVNPLPDTAGTITGSAIVCQGDTGVSFSIPAIANATDYTWTLPTGASIVSGSNTESITIDFSAVAASGVITVVGTNSCGSGVVSANFDIAVNIPSVTPTSILGTSIICETESTTLTLDGGLAGTGATAEWFSSSCGGTSEGTGNSITVSPTTTTEYFVRYSGDCNTTSCASVTVTVNPLPDSAGTITGPIEVCQGQNGVTYTVPAITNATDYIWTLPTGATIASGANTNSIVVDYSVTATSGNITVQGSNACGVGSISTLPITINITPYIAINYTTTACSEGLATVSPANGGGNTVPVGTTYSWGLPSISGGLTGATVESGQSNFNQTLVNTTGSTQTASYNVTATTGGCSASTFVVVVTVHPKPIVSATQISQTICPGESITPIVFSETSGVSGTIDYNWTRDNTGNVTGMTANGSGTSITGSLTNSTNIAQTTTFSVTGTSQNGCTSDPITITVTVDPTPTVSVTPSTQNVCSSDSITDLVVGNPNNVAGTVTYSWNRNNLTNITGMPNSGTSIALGTAISGTLTNTTNTPQTTTFTITAYANGCASATTTAAITVNPTPTVSASIASQTVCDGDSISPIAITNPNNVSGTVYTWTRNNTTNLTGFPNSGSGSPINGTFVNNTNVNQTAIFTITATANGCSSTTTSEVIVKPTPKIVATPTSQTICDDTAITNIVLSTSNNVSGTTYSWTRNNTTNITGVAASGTSSTISGTLSNETTSTQTTTFTITATANGCSTTTTATVTVYAPLIDPVISDDQAVCLLARPATLVIDNLATVGGSGNYSYQWQQSDDGTSGWTNIGGATNNTYQPPTIPFFGAQNYYYRVRIIDACGTVFSNPVFIQVISNAGFDFDVDDDLSGPICPGSSFSPSLESIHGENSAVRYSWTADINYISPSIGGPVGTTGNRFGFWIYFRRSTANIGPLTVQNNTNATVTTVLEVTPAVYNHAGNNPQESDFICSISPQYIPVTIRPTPVATASAPFTTICSDTSADIEVNGNITDANMQFSWTRNNTGNVSGPSSGNSGNISTPSNSYTIVNNLVNNTSVTRNVTYTITPTSNGCIGDEITIVIAVAPKVNPGVVGTNQTLCSGGDPVAFTQTTAATGLNLSYQWKNSTTSATGPWTDITGATSTTYNSPALTQTTWFQRVVTSTVNGVNCESVNTTPIQVLINDIDGGTISGDQTICDGGDPTVLGNTLPATGGGTISYQWQSNTTGCGGSWGDISGATGATYNPPPGLTDTTYFRRLGTSTLNVADCTAASNCIIVTVNKVTGGEIGNDQVICGDNPEAFTVITPATGSGSLSYQWQISTTGTSGPWTDIPSANGATYNAPAGLMTTSYYQRIAISTLNGVACEVTSINAITVIANSVTAGTISGNRTVCSGGDPDSFTVSTPATGTGLTYQWQSSTTSGAGPWTNIGGATSATYDVPGGITTTTYYQRVVTATIGGVSCESESNFLVVFVNNISPSTIAGNQTVCSTENPTAFTVTTPATGSGTLSYQWQSAPSDSGPWTNINLATSATYDPPVLSDTTFYQVITTSTLNGVACSETSNTVQKTVIPFVDAVASNLTTINNCNDTTIHLQGNETGTWSAVSIPSGNAYSFSSLTDPNATFTGESGANYEITWTLDNTAPCADDTAVISGINFPLCGDFIDFDGTSNNSVNFGDTYDVSGNFSFEIWVKPNVINGTTQTILSKRDAGDMSTGYDLRLTNGIISFNANNSTSVSASGITSGRWYHLAVTYDGTYTLYVDGVDKGDITAARPAANSSDMLLGAMADATSIPTNYYNGWMDEVRIWNTALTQDQIRTMMNQEIENNGGVIGSVTGNQVPTGLSWSNLDAYYQMNQGTADISAGYLNADVGANGRLLNMSTSQAETAPLPYVSMADGNWDTPSTWLNHDVQMLPNTGGIDWNIVRTQHNITVNRATQVLGLLVDTPLTVGDKLSITNDQPLMVEKYLKINGTLDLEGESQLLQPEGSIVDYSGNGKLERDQKGTANTFNYNYWGSPVSSAGPFNDRTYTLEDILYDGNQQVNWINGHDGAPGNPVSITRRWIYSFSEGQEDDMSDWELEGETGVIGAALGFTMKGPGPGNAAGNHNYTFRGMPNNGDITTTVTDNDPILNQTLVGNPYPSALDANEFIKDNIPNSVVPTANIGTTGSIDGALYFWKQASTNNTHVFADYQGGYATYNLSGGLGAVASPGIGVVGDAVSAIPKRYIPVGQGFFVNAAAGQDSNVVIFKNSQRFFKKEGSESLFLRSTNDSSDLNVNIENSDENLIQRIRLNFISPEGAIRPLLLAFTPGNDATDLFDYGYDALNTETFPSDLSFLIEANNYVIQGVGEFDETKVYPLDMVIGEQGNIEIGLTELENFDEAIDVYIFDAVEGTYTRFNDVNFQMYLEAGTYNDRFFLAFQEDATLSIIKEEFKDIMVRYLHDTDEIYVKTPSSVKVKQLYLINVAGQTVASWNATNLPMSNEIKIPVKHISEGNYIIKAETETATFNKKIIVKY, encoded by the coding sequence ATGAAACATCTTTACTCAAAGGTTTTAACTCTTGTTGCTCCACTAGTATTTCTACTATTAATTTCTAGTTTTTCTTTTGCTCAGACCACGGTCATTAACCCAAATGCTGAAGGTGGTTTTGAATCAGGAACTACATTTGCTGATAATGGCTGGATTGCAACCACAAGTGGAAATAATACTAGATGGGTATGTGAGCCTGATGCTGAAGCAGGCTTTACAGGTGATAGATCAGCGTATGTCTCTAGGGATAATGGTGTGCCTTACAATCATACATACAGAATCAATAGAACAAGTAGAACTCATCTTTATAGAAATGTCACAATTCCAGCTGGTGCAACTAATATATTATTAGATTTTAGATGGATTAGTGAAGGGGAAATATGGGGCACCACCGTTTATGATGCTATGAGAGTATGGCTGGTACCTACTTCTTATACCCCAAATTATAACACTCAAATTACTGCTTTTGGAGGAAGAGTGCAAATTGGTGAAGATAATTATTATGATCAAGATACATGGACAAACGAAACTAATATTACCATTCCTAATACATATGCCAATACAACATTCAGGCTAGTTTTTGAATGGAGAAATGATAATAGTGCGGGTAGTCAACCTCCTGCTGGCATAGATAATGTGTATTTACGTTATACTAACCCAACACCAACAATAGCAAGTTTTACTCCTACAACTGTTTGCTCAGGAGATACTGTAACCATTACAGGCACCAATTTCTCTGGGGTAACTGCGGTTAGATTTAATGGCGTTAATGCCGCATCTTATACCGTAGATAGTGCTAATCAAATTACAGCTGTTGTACCAGTTGCCACTACTGGAGCAATTACAGTAATAACAAGTGCAGGCACTGCCACAAGCGCAAGTAATATAACAATCAACTCATCATCTACGGCACCCAATATTATAATTGGAACAGACCTTATTTGTTCAGGGAGTTCTACAACATTAACAGCTAGTGGCGGCACAGCAGGAACTGGCTCTTCTATTCAATGGTTTTCAGGTTCATGCGGAGGTACCGTTCTTCATACTGGGAATACTTTTAATGTTAGCCCACTATCAACGACTACTTATTATGCGAGACGAAATGGCACCTGTAATACTACAGGTTGTATATCTTATACAGTTACCGTTGAAAATCCAGTTGCAGCTGCAGGTACAATCACAGGTACATCTCCGGTTTGTCAAGGAGAAACAAGCATTGCTTTTTCTGTGCCAGTAATCACAAACGCTACAAATTACACGTGGTCGTTACCAACTGGTGCTACTATTGCATCTGGAGCTGGCACCAATAATATAACAGTTAATTTTTCAGCCTCTGCTGCTTCTAGTAATATATCAGTTTACGGCAGTAATTCATGTGGAAATGGAGCAACTTCTAGTTTTCCTGTCACTGTAAATAATTTACCAAATAACACAGGAAGCATAACAGGTACAGCTACTGTATGTCAAGGAGAAACAGGTATTTCTTTTTCTATACCTACAATTTCCAACGCAACAGATTATACTTGGACATTACCAGCTGGAGCAACAATTACTTCTGGCACTAATACAGAGAGTATTACTGTTGACTTTTCACCAACTGCAACTTCTGGAACCGTAAGTGTCTCTGGAACAAATACTTGTGGTGATGGTGCTGACTCAGATTTTTCTGTAACCGTTAATACGCTCTCAATTGCACCTACAAGCATCACAGGAACATCAACCATTTGTGAATCAAACTCTACAACCTTAACATTGAGTGGAGGCCTTGCCGGAACTAGCTCAACTGCAGAATGGTACACCGATTCTTGTGGTGGTACATCTGCTGGATCAGGAAATAGCATTACGGTTTCACCAACAACAGACACCACATATTACGTGAGATATGAAAGTATATGTAATATAACATCATGTGCTTCTGTAACAGTAACAGTAAATCCTTTACCACTCGCAGCAGGAACTATTACAGGTACCAGTACAGTCTGTCAAGGTGAAAATAATGTATCTTACTCCGTACCTGCAATTACGAATGCAACAAGCTATACATGGTCAGTCCCAACTGGAGCGACTATAGTTAATGGAGCTGGAACAAATAGTATTGAAATAGATTTTGGATTATCAGCAGCCTCTGGTGATGTAAGTGTACAAGGCACAAATTCTTGTGGTAACGGTACAATTTCCGATTTCGCGGTAACAGTTAACCCTTTACCTGACACAGCAGGAACAATTACAGGTTCCGCAATTGTGTGTCAAGGTGATACAGGTGTTTCTTTTTCTATACCAGCAATTGCGAACGCTACTGATTATACATGGACATTACCTACAGGTGCCTCAATAGTATCAGGAAGTAATACAGAATCCATTACCATTGACTTTTCAGCAGTAGCTGCATCAGGAGTTATTACCGTAGTAGGAACTAATTCTTGTGGCTCGGGTGTGGTATCAGCTAATTTTGATATCGCCGTAAATATCCCATCTGTAACACCTACAAGTATTTTAGGTACCTCAATTATATGTGAAACGGAATCTACAACCTTAACATTAGATGGTGGTTTAGCAGGAACTGGTGCAACTGCAGAATGGTTTTCTAGTTCATGTGGTGGCACTTCTGAAGGTACAGGAAATAGTATTACGGTTTCTCCAACAACAACTACTGAATACTTTGTGAGATATTCTGGGGATTGTAATACTACATCGTGTGCATCTGTAACCGTAACCGTAAACCCATTGCCAGATTCCGCAGGAACTATTACAGGTCCTATCGAAGTTTGTCAAGGTCAAAATGGTGTCACTTATACCGTGCCTGCTATTACAAATGCAACAGATTATATTTGGACATTACCAACTGGAGCAACAATTGCTAGTGGAGCAAATACTAATAGTATTGTTGTAGATTATAGTGTGACAGCAACTTCTGGGAATATAACCGTTCAAGGCTCTAATGCTTGTGGTGTTGGATCTATTTCAACACTACCAATTACAATTAATATAACACCTTATATTGCTATCAACTATACAACAACTGCTTGTAGTGAAGGTTTGGCAACAGTATCGCCTGCAAATGGAGGAGGCAATACAGTTCCTGTTGGAACCACTTATTCTTGGGGTTTACCAAGTATTTCAGGAGGTCTTACAGGAGCTACTGTTGAAAGTGGACAATCCAACTTTAATCAAACACTTGTTAACACGACGGGTTCAACCCAAACAGCATCTTATAATGTCACAGCGACAACGGGTGGCTGCTCCGCTTCTACTTTTGTAGTTGTTGTGACAGTACATCCAAAACCAATTGTAAGTGCAACACAAATTAGTCAAACCATTTGCCCAGGAGAAAGTATAACACCTATTGTTTTTTCAGAAACTAGTGGAGTTTCTGGTACTATAGATTATAACTGGACAAGAGACAATACAGGCAATGTAACCGGTATGACCGCCAATGGATCAGGAACATCAATAACAGGAAGTTTAACAAATAGCACTAATATTGCACAAACAACTACGTTCTCAGTAACAGGTACTTCTCAAAATGGTTGTACATCAGATCCTATTACTATTACTGTAACTGTTGATCCTACTCCAACAGTATCTGTGACACCTAGCACTCAAAATGTTTGTTCAAGTGATTCTATCACAGATCTTGTGGTTGGTAATCCTAATAATGTTGCAGGAACTGTAACTTATAGTTGGAATAGAAATAATCTAACTAATATTACCGGAATGCCTAATAGTGGTACAAGTATTGCTTTAGGAACAGCTATTTCAGGCACCTTAACCAATACAACAAACACTCCTCAAACGACAACGTTTACGATAACTGCCTATGCTAATGGTTGTGCATCAGCAACAACTACAGCTGCGATAACTGTTAATCCCACACCAACCGTTTCTGCATCAATAGCATCACAAACTGTTTGTGATGGTGACTCCATAAGCCCAATTGCAATTACAAACCCTAATAATGTATCAGGAACTGTATATACTTGGACACGAAACAACACAACAAATCTAACTGGTTTTCCAAATAGTGGGTCTGGCTCACCAATTAACGGCACGTTTGTAAATAATACCAACGTTAATCAAACTGCCATATTTACAATTACAGCCACTGCCAATGGATGTAGTTCAACAACCACATCTGAAGTCATAGTAAAGCCAACACCAAAAATAGTAGCGACACCAACTTCACAAACTATTTGTGATGATACAGCAATTACCAATATTGTATTAAGCACTAGTAATAATGTTTCAGGAACAACGTATTCGTGGACTAGAAATAACACAACTAATATAACGGGTGTAGCAGCAAGTGGTACAAGTTCTACAATAAGTGGTACATTATCAAATGAAACAACAAGCACACAAACGACTACCTTTACAATAACCGCAACGGCAAATGGTTGTAGTACAACTACAACTGCTACGGTAACTGTTTATGCGCCTTTAATTGATCCTGTTATATCTGATGACCAAGCAGTTTGTTTACTAGCGAGACCAGCTACGTTAGTAATTGACAATTTAGCGACAGTTGGCGGATCTGGAAACTATAGTTACCAATGGCAACAGAGTGATGATGGTACATCTGGCTGGACTAATATCGGAGGTGCAACTAATAACACCTACCAGCCACCTACAATACCATTTTTTGGCGCTCAAAATTATTATTATAGAGTCAGAATTATCGATGCTTGTGGAACCGTATTTAGTAATCCCGTATTTATACAAGTAATTTCAAATGCTGGATTCGATTTTGATGTTGATGATGATTTGAGTGGTCCAATTTGCCCAGGTTCATCCTTTTCCCCTTCGCTAGAATCTATTCATGGGGAAAATTCAGCTGTTCGTTACAGTTGGACAGCTGATATTAATTATATTTCACCAAGCATAGGAGGCCCTGTTGGAACAACAGGTAATCGTTTTGGCTTTTGGATTTACTTTAGGCGTTCAACTGCAAACATAGGACCTTTAACTGTTCAAAATAATACCAATGCAACAGTTACAACAGTTTTAGAAGTTACGCCTGCAGTTTACAACCACGCAGGAAACAATCCACAAGAAAGTGATTTCATTTGTAGTATTTCTCCACAATATATCCCTGTAACCATTAGACCTACACCTGTGGCTACAGCTTCTGCACCTTTTACGACTATATGTAGTGACACTAGCGCTGATATTGAAGTCAACGGAAATATTACAGATGCCAATATGCAGTTCTCATGGACTAGAAATAACACAGGCAATGTTTCTGGCCCTTCTAGTGGTAACTCAGGTAACATAAGCACACCTTCCAACAGTTATACAATTGTAAATAACTTGGTAAATAATACCAGTGTAACACGAAATGTTACTTATACTATTACTCCTACATCTAACGGATGTATTGGTGATGAAATAACAATTGTTATTGCTGTGGCACCAAAAGTTAACCCTGGCGTTGTTGGCACAAACCAAACCTTATGTTCTGGTGGTGACCCAGTTGCTTTTACACAAACAACAGCTGCTACTGGTTTAAATTTATCTTACCAATGGAAGAACAGCACAACAAGTGCAACTGGCCCTTGGACAGATATTACTGGTGCAACATCTACAACTTATAACTCACCTGCCTTAACACAAACCACATGGTTTCAACGTGTTGTAACCTCTACCGTTAATGGTGTAAATTGTGAGTCCGTTAACACAACACCAATACAAGTCCTAATTAATGATATTGATGGAGGTACTATTTCTGGAGACCAAACCATTTGTGATGGTGGAGACCCGACTGTATTAGGAAATACATTACCTGCTACTGGAGGTGGTACTATTAGCTACCAATGGCAAAGCAACACAACGGGCTGTGGTGGTTCATGGGGAGATATTTCTGGCGCTACGGGTGCCACTTATAATCCACCACCAGGTTTAACAGATACCACATATTTCCGTCGTTTAGGAACATCAACACTCAACGTTGCAGATTGTACAGCAGCAAGTAATTGTATAATTGTAACAGTAAACAAAGTCACAGGTGGTGAAATTGGAAATGACCAAGTCATTTGTGGAGATAATCCAGAAGCCTTTACGGTAATTACTCCAGCAACAGGTAGTGGTTCATTATCTTACCAATGGCAAATAAGTACTACTGGGACCTCAGGGCCTTGGACAGATATTCCAAGTGCTAACGGAGCAACGTACAACGCACCTGCTGGTTTGATGACAACATCCTATTACCAAAGAATAGCAATTTCTACTTTAAACGGAGTGGCATGCGAAGTCACTAGTATTAATGCCATAACCGTCATAGCTAATAGTGTAACTGCTGGTACAATTTCTGGTAATAGAACGGTTTGTTCTGGTGGAGATCCAGATTCGTTTACAGTATCGACACCTGCTACAGGTACAGGTTTAACCTACCAATGGCAAAGTAGTACAACATCTGGCGCAGGGCCATGGACTAATATTGGAGGTGCTACGAGTGCAACCTATGATGTACCAGGAGGTATTACAACCACAACCTATTATCAACGCGTTGTAACAGCGACTATTGGTGGTGTTAGTTGTGAATCTGAATCAAACTTTTTAGTTGTATTTGTGAATAATATTTCACCTTCAACTATTGCAGGTAATCAAACAGTCTGTAGCACAGAAAATCCTACTGCATTTACAGTAACGACACCTGCAACTGGAAGCGGAACTTTATCTTACCAATGGCAAAGTGCTCCTAGCGATTCTGGTCCTTGGACAAACATAAATTTAGCAACTAGTGCTACATACGATCCTCCCGTATTATCTGATACGACTTTCTATCAAGTCATTACGACTTCAACACTAAACGGTGTTGCTTGTTCTGAGACTAGTAATACAGTTCAAAAAACAGTAATTCCATTTGTTGATGCCGTTGCTTCCAATTTAACAACTATTAATAATTGTAATGATACAACGATTCATTTACAAGGGAATGAAACTGGTACATGGTCGGCAGTATCTATACCTTCTGGAAATGCATATAGCTTCTCCAGTCTCACAGATCCAAACGCCACCTTTACTGGTGAAAGTGGAGCAAATTACGAGATTACTTGGACCCTGGATAATACAGCTCCTTGTGCTGATGATACCGCTGTAATTAGTGGTATAAATTTCCCGCTTTGTGGTGATTTTATAGATTTCGATGGTACAAGTAATAACAGCGTTAATTTTGGTGATACTTATGATGTATCTGGAAACTTTAGTTTTGAAATTTGGGTGAAACCAAATGTTATAAATGGAACTACCCAAACGATACTGTCTAAACGTGATGCTGGAGACATGTCAACAGGTTATGATTTACGTTTAACAAATGGTATCATCTCATTTAATGCGAATAATAGTACAAGTGTTTCAGCAAGTGGAATAACATCAGGTCGTTGGTATCATCTCGCTGTTACCTATGACGGAACATATACGCTTTATGTTGATGGTGTTGATAAAGGTGATATTACTGCTGCTAGGCCTGCAGCAAACAGTTCTGACATGCTTTTAGGTGCCATGGCAGATGCTACAAGCATTCCAACAAACTACTATAATGGTTGGATGGATGAAGTGCGTATTTGGAATACAGCATTGACTCAAGATCAGATAAGAACCATGATGAACCAAGAAATTGAAAACAATGGTGGTGTTATTGGAAGTGTTACTGGCAATCAAGTCCCTACAGGTTTAAGTTGGTCTAATTTGGATGCTTATTATCAAATGAACCAAGGTACAGCAGATATTAGTGCTGGATATTTAAATGCAGATGTTGGTGCTAATGGCCGTTTACTAAATATGTCTACAAGTCAAGCTGAAACGGCACCATTACCATATGTAAGTATGGCTGATGGCAACTGGGACACACCAAGCACATGGTTAAATCACGATGTTCAAATGTTACCCAATACAGGAGGCATAGATTGGAATATTGTTAGAACACAACATAATATTACGGTTAACAGAGCGACGCAAGTCTTAGGTCTTTTAGTTGATACTCCTTTAACGGTCGGTGATAAATTATCTATTACTAACGACCAACCTTTAATGGTAGAAAAATACCTTAAAATAAATGGTACTTTAGACTTAGAAGGTGAATCCCAACTCTTACAACCCGAGGGAAGTATAGTTGATTATTCTGGTAATGGTAAATTAGAGCGCGACCAAAAGGGTACAGCCAATACATTTAATTATAATTATTGGGGCAGTCCTGTGAGTTCTGCAGGTCCATTTAATGATAGAACATATACTTTAGAAGATATTCTTTACGACGGAAACCAACAAGTTAACTGGATAAACGGTCATGATGGTGCACCAGGAAACCCAGTATCAATTACACGTCGTTGGATTTATTCTTTTTCTGAAGGTCAAGAAGATGATATGTCTGATTGGGAATTAGAAGGAGAAACAGGAGTCATTGGTGCAGCTTTAGGATTTACAATGAAAGGTCCTGGTCCTGGAAATGCTGCAGGAAACCATAATTACACTTTCAGAGGAATGCCGAATAATGGTGATATTACTACCACTGTTACGGACAATGATCCTATTCTTAACCAAACATTAGTAGGTAATCCCTACCCATCAGCTCTTGATGCTAATGAATTTATTAAAGATAACATTCCTAATAGTGTTGTGCCTACCGCTAATATCGGGACAACTGGCAGTATTGATGGTGCTCTCTATTTTTGGAAGCAGGCATCAACAAATAACACTCATGTTTTTGCAGATTATCAAGGTGGTTATGCAACTTACAATTTATCTGGTGGTCTAGGAGCTGTAGCTTCCCCTGGTATTGGAGTTGTTGGTGATGCTGTATCAGCAATACCTAAAAGATATATTCCCGTAGGTCAAGGTTTCTTCGTAAATGCGGCCGCTGGTCAAGATAGCAACGTTGTTATATTTAAAAACAGCCAACGTTTCTTTAAAAAAGAAGGTTCAGAATCCTTATTTCTAAGATCCACTAATGATTCATCAGATTTAAATGTAAACATTGAAAATAGTGATGAGAATTTAATCCAACGTATCCGATTGAATTTCATTTCGCCTGAAGGTGCTATCAGACCTTTATTATTGGCTTTCACACCAGGCAATGATGCCACAGATTTATTTGACTATGGTTATGACGCCTTAAACACGGAAACATTCCCAAGTGACCTATCCTTCCTTATCGAAGCCAATAATTATGTCATTCAAGGTGTTGGTGAATTTGATGAGACTAAAGTTTATCCGTTAGATATGGTGATTGGAGAACAGGGTAATATTGAAATTGGACTTACCGAACTTGAAAACTTCGACGAGGCTATTGATGTCTATATTTTCGATGCTGTGGAAGGAACTTATACCAGATTCAATGATGTTAATTTCCAAATGTATTTAGAAGCTGGGACTTATAATGATAGATTCTTCTTAGCATTCCAAGAAGATGCAACACTATCGATCATTAAGGAAGAGTTTAAAGATATAATGGTAAGATATTTACACGATACTGACGAAATTTATGTAAAGACCCCATCTTCTGTTAAGGTTAAACAGCTATACTTAATTAATGTGGCAGGTCAAACTGTGGCATCTTGGAATGCGACTAACTTACCAATGTCTAACGAGATTAAGATTCCGGTGAAACATATTTCTGAAGGTAATTATATTATTAAAGCTGAAACAGAAACAGCAACATTTAATAAGAAGATTATAGTTAAATACTAA